The following proteins are co-located in the Apium graveolens cultivar Ventura chromosome 5, ASM990537v1, whole genome shotgun sequence genome:
- the LOC141659194 gene encoding origin of replication complex subunit 2-like, with product MDDLIAFLDGPHSEGNECSICVVIHNIDGPGLRDADNQQYLARIAACSHVHMVASIDNVNAPLLWDRKMVHTQFSWCWYHVPTFSPYKVEGTFFPLILAYGGTTQTDKTATIVLQSLTPNAQSVFKVLTEHQLAHPDEEGSGNDLQNASPSFDYKRSRKLSKSFKQMNASYLIKNPSKRPSAKKLVKQSSNLFQTRSFSTKSLGGAEVIVFNSSKDEVIIFNSSRTYFYEITL from the exons ATGGATGATCTTATCGCTTTTCTAGATGGACCTCACTCAGAGGGGAACGAATGCTCCATTTGTGTTGTCATTCACAATATTGATGGGCCTGGATTGCGGGATGCTGACAATCAACAGTATCTTGCAAGAATTGCTGCTTGTTCTCATGTTCATATGGTGGCTTCCATTGATAACGTGAATGCACCGCTTT TGTGGGACAGGAAGATGGTTCATACGCAGTTCAGTTGGTGTTGGTATCATGTTCCTACCTTTTCACCATACAAAGTTGAAGGAACCTTTTTCCCATTGATTCTTGCTTATGGTGGAACTACGCAAACTGACAAGACTGCTACCATAGTTTTGCAAAGTTTGACGCCTAATGCTCAGAGTGTATTCAAAGTTCTTACAGAACATCAACTTGCCCATCCTGATGAAGAAG GTTCTGGTAATGATCTTCAGAATGCGTCACCTAGCTTTGACTATAAAAGGAGCAGGAAGTTATCCAAG TCTTTCAAGCAAATGAATGCTAGTTATCTGATAAAAAATCCTTCGAAACGGCCTTCTGCAAAAAAATTGGTAAAGCAAAGTAGCAATCTTTTTCAAACAAGATCTTTTAGCACGAAAAGTCTTGGAGGGGCTGAGGTGATCGTGTTCAACAGCAGCAAGGATGAGGTGATCATATTCAACAGCAGTAGAACTTATTTTTATGAAATTACCTTGTAA